A window of the Cystobacter fuscus genome harbors these coding sequences:
- a CDS encoding ATP-grasp domain-containing protein → MPASTPEFPPVAILYQAVPAPEIDGIRKPMKPGGYSDSGADIGHALRTAGVPLITPRLEPDPTQAMDWVFPDTAEGIAEALRRGARVLWANTVLFAGHPLDAVAGRGVRVVGQHPARVDRYDDKWLTQRELREAGCPVPASTLIGLTEESGALAVGALSEQRLQERGLGFPLVIKPVRGRGSEGVGVVRSLAELERSAAGLLAARDPALGISRYGQRLILERFLPGTEVTLTVMPPGSYLIEGTERTFASHWALPAVRRFNHHDGIAPYSGMVAVVENSVLLSEREQGEPAMQRLSAWCALAASKVQALAPIRIDCRSAEDGEFLLFDLNMKPNMTGPGRPGREAQDSLCSLAARGVGWSYQEFLLNMLRQAWSP, encoded by the coding sequence ATGCCTGCTTCCACGCCCGAGTTCCCACCCGTCGCCATCCTGTATCAGGCGGTCCCCGCGCCGGAGATCGATGGCATTCGCAAACCCATGAAGCCCGGAGGCTACAGTGACAGTGGGGCGGATATCGGCCATGCCCTGCGCACGGCGGGCGTCCCGCTGATCACTCCCCGCCTGGAACCCGACCCCACCCAGGCCATGGACTGGGTCTTCCCCGATACCGCCGAGGGCATCGCCGAGGCGCTCCGCCGAGGGGCCCGCGTGCTGTGGGCCAACACCGTGCTGTTCGCCGGGCACCCGCTGGATGCCGTGGCTGGTCGGGGCGTGCGCGTCGTCGGCCAGCACCCGGCTCGGGTGGACCGGTACGATGACAAGTGGCTCACCCAGCGGGAACTGCGCGAGGCGGGATGTCCCGTGCCCGCCTCCACCCTGATTGGCCTGACGGAGGAGTCCGGCGCCCTGGCCGTGGGCGCGCTGTCCGAGCAACGGCTCCAGGAGCGGGGATTGGGCTTTCCCCTCGTCATCAAGCCCGTGCGCGGGCGGGGCAGCGAGGGGGTGGGGGTGGTGCGCTCACTCGCGGAGCTGGAGCGTTCCGCGGCCGGATTGCTCGCGGCCCGGGATCCGGCCCTGGGCATTTCCCGGTACGGCCAGCGGCTGATCCTGGAGCGCTTCCTGCCTGGAACCGAGGTGACCCTGACGGTGATGCCGCCGGGCTCCTACCTCATCGAGGGCACGGAGCGGACCTTCGCCTCGCACTGGGCGCTTCCCGCCGTCAGGCGTTTCAATCACCACGACGGCATCGCGCCCTACAGCGGCATGGTCGCCGTGGTGGAGAACAGCGTCCTGCTCTCGGAGAGGGAACAGGGCGAGCCCGCCATGCAACGGCTCTCGGCGTGGTGCGCCCTGGCGGCGAGCAAGGTCCAGGCACTCGCGCCCATCCGGATCGACTGCCGTTCGGCCGAGGACGGAGAGTTCCTCCTGTTCGATCTGAACATGAAGCCCAACATGACGGGCCCCGGCCGGCCGGGACGCGAGGCGCAGGACAGCCTCTGCTCCCTCGCGGCGCGCGGCGTGGGCTGGTCCTACCAGGAATTCCTGCTCAACATGCTGCGGCAGGCCTGGTCTCCTTGA
- a CDS encoding protein kinase domain-containing protein, whose product MSLRSPSAQKDPLPGEFSEDKDITCTVPSGHASSSRRLAEGELIAGRYRILRFVDEGGMGAVYAVEDLSLQERVALKVIHARGASAPQMIKRFKRELRLARRVTHPNVCRVFDLGEHTLGTEPEAAASAFTFLTMEFLEGETLKECLTHHGRLTPEKLLPLAEQMAAALDAAHAAQVIHRDFKSSNVMLVPTACGGSRAVVTDFGLACGEGLDDDIATQEGTVMGTLCYMSPEQVEGRSLTPASDLYSFGVVLFEMATGQLPFQGNTPMIVAVKRLFEPPPSPRHLVPGLSAAWEAALLRGLARQPQERFTTAGEFVEALRGATPSRALEHPLALPHPEKLPAVEPAPVMTFPGSSTAARRVVAVLAPRNLSGQASSAWLSTALAEMLSAELTAGSQVRLLSGESVDRMCRELSLPVVDNLAPDTLQRIRAHSGVELVLTGSYLVLGAADSAGIRLNLRLQETATGETAVLLTQTGMERELLSIVLGLGARLRERLGIGPLTDEQVRRVRGAMPAHPDAARLYAEGLLALRNHEAPLAVERLERVVALEPNFAPGHSALATAFKHFFLETRARASARRAFELSEGLPREERLLVVARHHEMHAEWTLAIEAYRTLFEFFPDNVEYGTALVGAQASAGLTREALSTLEALQRPPVGEDARIDLVAATATAQAGDFQASRRHAERAVARARRAGQELLVASALLAQAFAMRNLGEHVQALAHLEESVRLSLAKGDRGGAARGIIARSIVLCDLGRMHDARSSFATALRVARELQNRVLEAEALGNAAWLSCNLGDLKVALKHTRRVKEMFRRLEMRAEEAAYDVQLGMVLRRHGDLDEAQRLLEQARQVQNIVFGDEYTEAWASYELGLLYLDRGELTLARRWLERALVLRQAQGMRLFIAETVLALAGLELDSRRPLVALAQAERACALYAEQRHLTMQGRAQAVRAQALLAGGEPQRAREALARARELTAHNEHVLITSEVVLTEARVALRTGTPEERQAAARELHALGLQAARGEMLGVRLEVRLLQAELALVGGETRATAELRSLEAEAGRLGYRALALKAGAALE is encoded by the coding sequence ATGAGTCTTCGCTCGCCCAGTGCCCAAAAAGACCCCCTGCCCGGAGAGTTCTCTGAGGACAAGGACATCACGTGCACGGTTCCCAGTGGCCACGCCTCTTCCTCACGGCGGCTCGCCGAGGGTGAGCTGATCGCGGGCCGCTACCGGATCCTTCGCTTCGTGGACGAAGGGGGCATGGGCGCGGTCTACGCGGTGGAAGACCTGTCGTTGCAGGAGCGTGTGGCCCTCAAGGTCATCCACGCCAGGGGGGCCTCCGCTCCGCAGATGATCAAGCGCTTCAAGCGCGAGCTGCGTCTGGCACGCCGCGTGACGCACCCCAACGTGTGCAGGGTGTTCGACCTGGGCGAGCACACCCTGGGCACGGAGCCCGAGGCCGCCGCGTCCGCGTTCACGTTCCTCACCATGGAGTTCCTGGAAGGTGAAACCCTCAAGGAGTGCCTGACACATCACGGGCGGCTGACTCCCGAGAAGCTGCTGCCCCTGGCCGAGCAGATGGCGGCGGCACTCGATGCCGCGCATGCCGCGCAGGTCATCCACCGCGACTTCAAGAGCAGCAACGTGATGCTGGTGCCCACCGCCTGCGGAGGCTCGCGCGCGGTGGTGACGGACTTCGGCCTGGCGTGCGGCGAGGGGCTCGACGACGACATCGCGACGCAGGAGGGCACCGTGATGGGGACCCTCTGCTACATGTCCCCCGAACAGGTCGAAGGCCGGAGCCTGACACCCGCCTCCGATCTCTACTCCTTCGGGGTGGTGCTCTTCGAAATGGCGACGGGCCAGCTTCCCTTCCAGGGGAACACGCCCATGATCGTCGCCGTCAAGCGCCTCTTCGAGCCACCTCCCTCGCCCCGCCACCTCGTTCCCGGGCTGTCCGCCGCCTGGGAGGCGGCCCTGCTGCGCGGACTGGCCCGTCAGCCCCAGGAGCGCTTCACCACGGCGGGTGAGTTCGTCGAGGCCCTCCGGGGCGCCACCCCCTCCCGCGCCCTCGAGCACCCGCTGGCCCTCCCCCACCCGGAGAAGCTCCCGGCCGTCGAGCCCGCCCCGGTGATGACCTTCCCGGGGAGCTCCACGGCGGCGCGGCGCGTGGTGGCCGTGCTCGCCCCGCGCAACCTCTCCGGCCAGGCCTCCTCGGCGTGGCTCTCCACGGCCCTGGCGGAGATGCTGTCGGCGGAGCTGACCGCGGGCAGCCAGGTGCGCCTGCTGTCGGGAGAGAGCGTGGACCGGATGTGCCGGGAGCTCTCCCTGCCCGTGGTGGACAACCTGGCCCCGGACACGCTCCAGCGCATCCGCGCCCACTCGGGCGTGGAGCTGGTGCTCACGGGCTCCTACCTCGTGTTGGGGGCGGCGGACTCCGCGGGGATCCGGCTCAACCTGCGCCTGCAGGAGACCGCCACGGGGGAGACGGCGGTGCTGCTGACCCAGACCGGGATGGAGCGCGAGCTGCTGTCCATCGTCCTGGGACTGGGGGCCCGGCTGCGCGAGCGGCTGGGCATCGGACCCCTGACGGACGAGCAGGTGCGCCGGGTGCGCGGCGCCATGCCCGCCCATCCCGACGCCGCGCGCCTCTACGCCGAGGGGCTGCTCGCGCTGCGCAACCATGAAGCCCCACTGGCCGTGGAGCGGCTCGAGCGCGTGGTGGCGCTGGAGCCGAACTTCGCCCCCGGCCACTCCGCGCTCGCCACCGCCTTCAAGCACTTCTTCCTCGAGACACGCGCCCGGGCCTCCGCGCGCCGGGCCTTCGAGCTGTCCGAGGGCCTGCCGCGCGAGGAGCGGCTGCTGGTGGTGGCACGCCACCACGAGATGCATGCCGAGTGGACGCTCGCCATCGAGGCCTACCGCACGCTCTTCGAGTTCTTCCCCGACAACGTGGAGTACGGCACGGCGCTCGTCGGAGCACAGGCCTCCGCGGGCCTGACGCGCGAGGCGCTGAGCACCCTCGAGGCGTTGCAGCGGCCGCCGGTGGGAGAGGATGCGCGCATCGATCTGGTGGCGGCGACGGCCACGGCCCAGGCAGGTGACTTCCAGGCCTCGAGGCGGCACGCCGAGCGGGCGGTGGCCCGGGCTCGCCGGGCCGGCCAGGAACTCCTCGTCGCCTCCGCGCTGCTCGCCCAGGCCTTCGCCATGCGCAACCTCGGCGAGCATGTGCAGGCCCTCGCGCACCTGGAGGAATCCGTGCGGCTGTCGCTCGCCAAGGGGGATCGGGGCGGGGCGGCCCGGGGCATCATCGCGCGCTCCATCGTGCTCTGCGATCTGGGGCGGATGCACGATGCCCGGAGCTCCTTCGCCACCGCGCTGCGCGTGGCCCGGGAGCTGCAGAATCGGGTCCTCGAGGCCGAGGCCCTGGGCAATGCCGCGTGGCTGAGCTGCAACCTGGGAGACCTGAAGGTGGCGCTCAAGCACACGCGCCGGGTGAAGGAGATGTTCCGCCGGCTGGAGATGCGCGCCGAGGAGGCCGCCTACGACGTGCAGCTGGGCATGGTGCTGCGGCGGCACGGCGACCTGGACGAGGCCCAGCGGCTGCTCGAGCAGGCGAGGCAGGTGCAGAACATCGTCTTCGGCGACGAGTACACGGAGGCGTGGGCGAGCTACGAGCTGGGCCTGCTCTACCTGGACCGGGGCGAGCTGACCCTGGCCCGGCGGTGGTTGGAACGAGCCCTGGTGCTGCGCCAGGCCCAGGGCATGCGGCTCTTCATCGCCGAGACGGTGCTGGCCCTCGCGGGGCTGGAACTGGACTCGAGGCGGCCCCTGGTGGCCCTGGCGCAGGCCGAGCGCGCTTGCGCGCTCTACGCGGAGCAGCGGCATCTGACCATGCAGGGACGGGCCCAGGCGGTGCGGGCCCAGGCCCTGCTGGCGGGTGGCGAGCCCCAGCGGGCCCGCGAGGCGCTCGCCCGGGCCCGGGAGCTGACGGCGCACAACGAGCACGTGCTCATCACCTCGGAGGTGGTGCTCACCGAGGCGCGGGTGGCGCTGCGCACGGGGACGCCCGAGGAACGACAGGCCGCGGCCCGGGAGCTTCACGCGCTCGGCCTCCAGGCGGCCCGGGGAGAGATGCTGGGCGTGCGGTTGGAGGTGCGGCTGCTCCAGGCGGAGCTGGCGCTCGTGGGCGGAGAGACCAGGGCCACCGCCGAGCTGAGAAGCCTCGAGGCGGAGGCGGGCCGGCTTGGCTACCGCGCCCTGGCCCTCAAGGCGGGAGCGGCCCTCGAGTGA
- a CDS encoding DUF3703 domain-containing protein: protein MPMESKLRAAFEAELRQAAEAERDGGLARAWRHLERAHILSQAYAGPHVRVHGRMFAFGWRRGDVRELLGQLARILVAGPGSWLGRAPLGNTGGSNVGILTPMPIPEDLRVLLETSPDNTLPPGTGPTGGAPEPPAV, encoded by the coding sequence ATGCCGATGGAGTCGAAGCTGCGTGCCGCGTTCGAGGCCGAGTTGCGCCAGGCGGCCGAGGCGGAGCGGGACGGTGGATTGGCGCGCGCCTGGCGTCACCTGGAGCGGGCCCACATCTTGAGTCAGGCGTATGCCGGGCCCCATGTCCGGGTGCATGGCCGCATGTTCGCCTTCGGGTGGCGGCGCGGAGATGTGCGCGAGCTGCTCGGACAGCTCGCGAGAATCCTGGTGGCGGGGCCGGGCTCGTGGCTCGGTCGGGCACCGCTCGGCAACACGGGGGGCTCCAACGTGGGCATTCTCACCCCCATGCCGATTCCCGAGGACCTGCGAGTCCTTCTCGAAACGAGTCCAGACAACACCCTTCCGCCAGGGACGGGTCCCACTGGGGGCGCACCAGAGCCCCCGGCGGTTTGA
- a CDS encoding lipoate--protein ligase produces MSPVPVRILLSQTFNPWFNLATEDWIFREMDTRTRTLFLWRNAETVVIGRNQNPWSECNLTRMEEDQVFLARRTSGGGAVFHDLGNTCFTFLSSREGYDKATNVTILLEALKRLGVVAESAGRNDLVIPLPDGPRKISGSAYRETRERAFHHGTFLISTNLSRLSNYLTPHPKKLESKGHASVRARVMNITDHQPEVTHESLVQALISAFQEHHGATAEPELLDQAFLESQPSLAETFERFSSWDWRFGNAPQFHHQMAEYLSWGFFHVHLDAENGHVRRAQVFSDALHSEPVQELQDALVGTPYSRAGVVRAVAGVKARYPALERELGEFEAWLMTQVEV; encoded by the coding sequence ATGTCCCCAGTGCCTGTCCGCATCCTCCTGTCCCAGACGTTCAACCCCTGGTTCAACCTCGCCACGGAGGACTGGATCTTCCGTGAGATGGACACTCGCACGCGCACGCTCTTTCTCTGGCGCAACGCCGAGACGGTCGTCATCGGCCGCAACCAGAACCCCTGGTCCGAGTGCAACCTGACGCGCATGGAGGAGGACCAGGTCTTCCTGGCGCGGAGGACCAGTGGCGGAGGCGCGGTGTTTCACGATCTGGGCAACACGTGCTTCACCTTCTTGTCCTCCCGGGAGGGCTACGACAAGGCCACGAACGTGACCATCCTCCTGGAGGCGTTGAAGCGGCTCGGCGTGGTGGCGGAGTCCGCGGGGCGCAACGATCTGGTGATTCCCCTGCCGGACGGGCCGCGGAAGATCAGCGGCAGCGCGTACCGGGAGACGCGCGAGCGGGCCTTCCACCACGGCACCTTCCTCATCTCCACGAACCTCTCGCGTCTGTCCAACTACCTCACGCCCCACCCCAAGAAGCTCGAGTCCAAGGGCCACGCGTCCGTGCGTGCCCGGGTGATGAACATCACCGACCACCAGCCGGAGGTGACCCACGAGTCCCTCGTGCAGGCGCTGATTTCCGCCTTCCAGGAGCACCACGGCGCCACGGCCGAGCCCGAGCTGTTGGACCAGGCCTTCCTGGAGAGCCAGCCCTCGCTCGCGGAGACGTTCGAGCGCTTCTCCTCCTGGGACTGGCGCTTTGGCAACGCTCCTCAGTTCCACCACCAGATGGCCGAGTACCTCTCCTGGGGATTCTTCCATGTGCACCTGGACGCCGAGAACGGCCATGTCCGCCGCGCCCAGGTGTTCTCGGACGCGCTCCACTCCGAGCCGGTGCAGGAGCTCCAGGACGCACTGGTGGGCACGCCCTACAGCCGGGCCGGGGTGGTGCGTGCCGTGGCCGGGGTCAAGGCCCGCTACCCGGCCCTGGAGCGGGAGCTGGGCGAGTTCGAGGCGTGGCTCATGACCCAGGTGGAGGTGTGA
- a CDS encoding N-acyl-D-amino-acid deacylase family protein: MSASPYELVIANGLFFDGRGSPPQVRHLGIRDGRVAALDEAPLPHGPGTRVIDATGRWVMPGFIDLHTHYDAEVELAPSLSESVRHGVTSVMVGSCSLSLAVGTPEDLADQFCRVEAIPYDTVRALLERHKDWDSLGGYLSHLDGLPLGPNVGSFMGHSALRAHVMGLERSLDERVKPSADELGRMEALLHEGLDAGYAGLSIMTLPWDKIGGSRDIRSRPLPSTFASWSEYRRFTRILRERRRVFQGVPDITTKVNVLLFLWESMGLFRQPLKTTVISMMDTRANRGIHWQIGLLSRFFNRVLKADFRWQALPEIFDLWSDGIDLVVFEEFGAGAAALHLQEAAERRRLLEDPAYRARFKRQWKSRLLPKVFHRDFNQSEVLKAPDPTLVGRSFADIARERGQDVVDTFLDLVARHGPELRWYTVMGNDRPRALESIVSHPDVLIGFSDAGAHLRNMAHYNFPLRMLRLVREADKRGEPVMPVERAVHRLTGEIADWLGLDAGTLEPGRRADVVVLDPERLGAELDTPRESPVEGFDGFVRLVNQNGGAVETVLINGRLAVHGGVPMPELGRERGFGRVLRIQ, encoded by the coding sequence ATGTCCGCTTCGCCATACGAACTCGTCATCGCCAATGGACTCTTCTTCGACGGGCGAGGCAGCCCTCCGCAGGTGCGGCACCTGGGCATCCGCGACGGGCGGGTGGCGGCGCTCGACGAAGCTCCCCTGCCCCACGGGCCCGGCACGCGTGTCATCGACGCCACCGGCCGCTGGGTGATGCCCGGCTTCATCGATCTGCACACCCACTACGACGCCGAGGTGGAGCTGGCCCCCTCGCTCTCCGAGTCCGTGCGGCATGGCGTCACCTCGGTGATGGTGGGGAGCTGCTCGCTCAGCCTCGCGGTGGGCACACCCGAGGACCTCGCCGACCAGTTCTGCCGCGTGGAGGCCATCCCCTACGACACGGTGCGCGCGCTGCTGGAGCGCCACAAGGACTGGGATTCGCTCGGCGGATACCTCTCACACCTGGACGGGCTGCCGCTGGGACCCAACGTGGGCTCCTTCATGGGCCACTCGGCCCTCCGGGCGCACGTGATGGGCCTGGAGCGCAGCCTGGACGAGCGGGTGAAGCCCTCGGCGGACGAGCTGGGCCGGATGGAGGCCCTGCTGCACGAGGGGCTCGACGCGGGCTACGCCGGCCTCTCCATCATGACGCTGCCGTGGGACAAGATTGGCGGCAGCCGCGACATCCGCAGCCGTCCCCTCCCCTCCACCTTCGCGAGCTGGTCCGAGTACCGCCGCTTCACGCGCATCCTCCGGGAGCGGCGGCGTGTCTTCCAGGGCGTGCCCGACATCACCACCAAGGTGAACGTGCTGCTCTTCCTGTGGGAGAGCATGGGGCTGTTCCGCCAGCCGTTGAAGACGACGGTCATCTCCATGATGGACACCCGCGCCAACCGGGGCATCCACTGGCAGATTGGCCTGCTGTCGCGCTTCTTCAACCGGGTGCTGAAGGCGGACTTCCGCTGGCAGGCGCTGCCGGAGATCTTCGATCTGTGGTCGGACGGGATCGATCTCGTGGTCTTCGAGGAGTTCGGCGCGGGAGCGGCGGCGCTGCACCTGCAGGAAGCAGCCGAGCGCAGGCGGCTGCTGGAGGATCCGGCGTATCGCGCCCGCTTCAAGCGGCAGTGGAAGAGCAGGCTGCTGCCCAAGGTGTTCCACCGGGACTTCAACCAGTCCGAGGTGCTGAAGGCGCCAGACCCCACCCTGGTGGGGCGCTCGTTCGCGGACATCGCCCGCGAGCGGGGACAGGACGTGGTGGACACCTTCCTGGATCTCGTGGCGCGCCATGGCCCGGAGCTGCGCTGGTACACGGTGATGGGCAATGATCGGCCGCGCGCGCTGGAGTCCATCGTGAGCCACCCGGACGTGCTCATCGGCTTCTCGGACGCGGGGGCGCACCTGCGCAACATGGCGCACTACAACTTCCCATTGCGGATGCTGCGGCTGGTGCGCGAGGCGGACAAGCGCGGGGAGCCGGTGATGCCGGTGGAGCGCGCGGTGCACCGGCTCACGGGGGAGATCGCCGACTGGCTGGGGCTGGACGCGGGGACGCTCGAGCCGGGCCGGCGGGCGGACGTGGTGGTGCTGGACCCGGAGCGGCTCGGCGCCGAGCTGGACACGCCCCGCGAGTCCCCGGTGGAGGGCTTCGATGGTTTCGTGCGGCTGGTGAACCAGAACGGGGGCGCGGTGGAGACGGTGCTCATCAACGGTCGGCTCGCGGTGCACGGCGGCGTGCCCATGCCCGAGCTGGGCCGGGAGCGCGGCTTCGGGCGCGTGCTGCGGATTCAATGA
- a CDS encoding di-heme oxidoredictase family protein — protein sequence MKTRASSAGRERHLAQPSPAAALPALFAAMLSLTACGGAADSKTSDAPSPASEAAPEATPVPVPIPGLGATDYVPLYAVGTPVTEQIQYTEADGTLVTLAGFRPTNRHARERGEPWFDPVDVGPGRYFDFPTWYFQNRTFGLMIRDQVPAGRSRIEISLRVNDGTFINTGLSAFRRDDPNVGEYGWKMNVGFQNPKEGNTNTCHATSAREDCMVVITDNWRAPKPGTPFKPGDVIELAPAPFLPHTADNKAIIDGGGSRYYSFENLYQVGVGIRAWYGVAPLLDSVPLPDSTLLGGEASVSYNYSEEPHRAFQQMANNIGIADTRRFVEGRRLFHTSFVDGKHSESPDINPAFTQHANQLGPRYNNTRCIECHTLNGRGKVPTPGSTLDTMTIETAAASSTSGITPDPTYGINVQQRAQAVGAPDYSVSVKSYEKTTRTLPDGETVELQKPVYAFKGPVPAQYSIRQAPQVVGLGLLEAVDESTILALADPNDANGDGVKGVPNWAINPENGKRHLGRFGWKAGKASLRHQSGSALLKDLGVTSPVYKSLDCQKGVANCNASTAATSISETEIDRLASYLSLLGVPAQRSLRSGYPDGMRVAPEHDVDPTQISRGATLFAQAQCGTCHTPQLKTGANHPFAELRNQTIHPYTNLMLHDMGPEMADTLTEGQAGPGMWRTAPLWGIGSLKYVQGGAQNVRYLHDGRARTLLEAIAWHGGEATNSRNKFEALSKADRTAVLAFLESL from the coding sequence ATGAAGACCCGCGCCTCATCCGCTGGGAGAGAGAGACATCTCGCGCAGCCATCTCCGGCCGCCGCCCTGCCCGCGTTGTTCGCGGCCATGCTGTCCCTCACCGCGTGCGGCGGCGCCGCGGACTCGAAGACCAGCGACGCCCCGTCGCCGGCGTCCGAGGCCGCGCCGGAGGCCACTCCCGTGCCCGTGCCCATCCCCGGGCTGGGCGCCACGGACTATGTCCCGCTCTACGCCGTCGGCACGCCGGTGACCGAGCAGATCCAGTACACCGAAGCCGACGGAACCCTGGTCACCCTGGCGGGCTTCCGTCCGACCAACCGGCATGCCCGCGAGCGAGGTGAACCCTGGTTCGATCCCGTCGATGTCGGCCCGGGCAGATACTTCGACTTCCCGACGTGGTACTTCCAGAACCGGACCTTCGGTCTCATGATCCGTGATCAGGTCCCCGCCGGGCGTTCGCGCATCGAGATCTCCCTGCGCGTGAACGATGGGACCTTCATCAACACGGGCCTCAGTGCGTTCCGCCGCGATGATCCCAACGTCGGGGAGTACGGCTGGAAGATGAACGTCGGCTTCCAGAATCCCAAGGAGGGAAACACGAACACCTGCCACGCGACCTCGGCGCGGGAAGACTGCATGGTCGTGATCACCGACAACTGGCGCGCCCCCAAGCCCGGCACCCCATTCAAGCCAGGTGACGTGATCGAGCTGGCCCCCGCGCCGTTCCTCCCGCATACGGCCGACAACAAGGCCATCATCGATGGCGGAGGCAGCCGCTACTATTCCTTCGAGAACCTGTACCAGGTGGGCGTGGGCATCCGCGCGTGGTATGGCGTTGCCCCCCTCCTCGACTCCGTCCCCCTGCCCGACAGCACCCTGTTGGGTGGCGAGGCCAGCGTCTCCTACAACTATTCCGAGGAGCCGCATCGGGCGTTCCAGCAGATGGCCAACAACATCGGCATCGCCGATACTAGGCGCTTCGTCGAGGGGCGGCGGCTGTTCCACACCTCGTTCGTCGACGGGAAGCACTCCGAGAGCCCGGACATCAACCCCGCGTTCACCCAGCACGCCAATCAGTTGGGGCCTCGTTACAACAACACCCGGTGCATCGAGTGCCACACGCTCAACGGGCGCGGCAAGGTTCCCACGCCAGGCAGCACGCTGGACACCATGACCATCGAGACCGCCGCGGCGAGCTCCACCTCGGGGATCACTCCGGATCCCACCTACGGCATCAACGTGCAGCAGCGGGCCCAGGCCGTGGGCGCGCCCGACTACTCGGTCTCCGTGAAGTCGTACGAGAAGACCACGCGCACCCTGCCCGATGGCGAGACGGTCGAATTGCAGAAGCCCGTCTACGCCTTCAAGGGGCCCGTGCCCGCGCAATACTCCATCCGGCAGGCGCCCCAGGTCGTTGGCCTGGGCCTGCTCGAGGCCGTGGATGAATCGACGATTCTGGCCCTGGCCGACCCGAATGATGCGAACGGCGATGGCGTGAAGGGTGTGCCCAACTGGGCCATCAACCCGGAGAACGGCAAGCGGCACCTCGGCCGGTTTGGTTGGAAGGCGGGCAAGGCCAGCCTGCGCCATCAGTCGGGCTCCGCGCTCCTCAAGGACCTGGGAGTCACCTCCCCCGTCTACAAGTCACTCGACTGCCAGAAGGGCGTGGCCAATTGCAATGCGTCGACCGCGGCGACGTCCATCTCCGAGACGGAGATCGATCGGCTCGCCTCCTACCTCTCGTTGCTCGGGGTCCCGGCCCAGCGCAGCCTGCGCAGCGGCTACCCCGACGGGATGCGCGTCGCGCCCGAGCATGACGTGGACCCCACGCAGATCAGCCGCGGCGCCACCTTGTTCGCCCAGGCGCAGTGTGGGACCTGCCACACCCCGCAGCTGAAGACCGGCGCGAACCATCCGTTCGCCGAGCTGCGCAACCAGACCATTCATCCGTACACCAACCTGATGCTCCACGACATGGGGCCGGAGATGGCCGATACGCTGACCGAAGGTCAGGCCGGACCGGGCATGTGGCGCACCGCCCCGCTCTGGGGGATTGGTTCGCTCAAGTACGTCCAGGGGGGCGCGCAGAACGTGCGCTACCTGCATGATGGGCGTGCGCGCACGCTGCTGGAGGCCATCGCCTGGCACGGTGGCGAGGCAACCAACAGCCGCAACAAGTTCGAGGCGCTGAGCAAGGCCGATCGGACCGCGGTGCTGGCGTTCCTGGAGTCGCTCTGA